The Streptomyces sp. Alt3 genome has a segment encoding these proteins:
- a CDS encoding YceI family protein, with amino-acid sequence MNLFSRSSLLRRPEPRTEESTAAPEATGAAVLPDPRLAALTGEWMIDPAHSRIGFSVRHAMVTTVRGAFTEYESRLYFDGRDPARSRAEISMATASVDTGVEQRDAHLTGRDFLDARNHPRISFTSSAVQLIGKDVYRMTGDLTIRGITGPVTLDLTYIGYVTDPFGYERVGFDGTTTINRSDWGLTYNARLAEGGAMVSERLRLQFDIAAIRTPAAA; translated from the coding sequence ATGAACCTCTTCAGCCGCAGCTCCTTGCTCCGCCGTCCGGAGCCCCGTACGGAGGAGTCAACTGCCGCCCCGGAGGCCACCGGTGCCGCAGTTCTTCCCGACCCCCGCCTGGCCGCTCTCACCGGGGAGTGGATGATCGACCCCGCACACAGCAGGATCGGCTTCTCCGTGCGGCACGCCATGGTGACGACCGTGCGCGGCGCGTTCACGGAGTACGAGAGCCGTCTCTACTTCGACGGGCGCGACCCGGCACGCTCCCGGGCCGAGATATCGATGGCGACCGCGAGTGTCGACACGGGCGTGGAGCAGCGTGACGCACATCTGACCGGACGGGACTTCCTGGATGCCAGGAATCACCCTCGGATCAGCTTCACGAGCAGCGCCGTTCAGCTGATCGGCAAGGACGTCTACCGCATGACCGGCGACCTCACGATCCGGGGCATCACCGGCCCCGTGACTCTGGACCTCACGTACATCGGTTACGTCACCGATCCCTTCGGCTACGAGCGCGTCGGGTTCGACGGGACCACCACCATCAACCGTTCCGACTGGGGCCTGACCTACAACGCCCGGCTCGCCGAAGGTGGAGCCATGGTGAGCGAGCGGCTGCGCCTCCAATTCGACATCGCGGCCATCCGCACTCCCGCCGCTGCCTGA
- a CDS encoding MFS transporter — MDAVTGLSHGSPLDRPDPPPHRGNLDHGSPPPHSGHVGSPAPPPHRGRLGHRAWWVAAAALLAIVVAGAFSTLPGLLTGPLHREFGWSRGSIGLAASVNMVLYGLTAPFAAALMDRFGMRRVVVVALLVIASGAALTSVMATAWQFTLYWGVLVGLGTGSMATAFGATVTQRWFVRRRGLVTGLLASGSVFGQMVFLPALSWIVDRHGWRPSLVTLVLAACATAPLMWLVLRDHPADVGREPYGADRHVPRPTPAEGAGRRAIALLRDAARTRPFWLMAGAYAICGASTNGIMWTHFTPAAHDHGMPATTASSLLAAIGVFNVIGTVASGWATDRRDPRRLLAVFFALRGLLLMCLPMLMSATVQPPMVGFVVAFGLLDLATVPPVVALCREFHGDGGAVVFGWVGAAHQVGAALAAYGGGAARDAFGTYAPVWVTLGALCAAAALLSLLVRRVSPAGRTRLTAVDRL, encoded by the coding sequence ATGGACGCAGTCACCGGCCTCTCGCACGGCAGCCCCCTCGATCGCCCCGACCCTCCCCCGCACCGCGGCAACCTCGATCACGGCAGCCCTCCCCCGCACAGCGGGCACGTCGGTAGCCCCGCCCCTCCCCCGCACCGCGGCCGCCTCGGTCACCGCGCGTGGTGGGTGGCGGCTGCCGCGCTGCTCGCGATCGTCGTGGCCGGGGCGTTCTCGACCCTGCCCGGCCTGCTCACCGGGCCCCTGCACCGGGAGTTCGGCTGGTCCCGCGGATCGATCGGCCTCGCGGCCTCGGTGAACATGGTCCTGTACGGTCTCACCGCCCCGTTCGCCGCAGCCCTCATGGACCGCTTCGGCATGCGCCGCGTCGTGGTCGTCGCTCTTCTGGTCATCGCCTCGGGGGCCGCTCTCACCTCCGTCATGGCGACGGCCTGGCAGTTCACCCTGTACTGGGGTGTGCTCGTCGGTCTGGGCACCGGCTCCATGGCCACGGCCTTCGGAGCCACGGTCACCCAGCGGTGGTTCGTCAGGCGGCGCGGGCTGGTCACCGGTCTGCTCGCCTCCGGGAGCGTCTTCGGGCAGATGGTGTTCCTGCCGGCGCTGTCCTGGATCGTGGACCGGCACGGGTGGCGCCCCTCCCTCGTCACCCTCGTACTCGCGGCGTGTGCGACGGCGCCGCTGATGTGGCTCGTACTGCGCGACCACCCCGCGGACGTGGGGCGTGAGCCCTACGGCGCCGACCGTCATGTGCCGCGCCCCACCCCCGCCGAGGGTGCGGGCCGCAGGGCGATCGCCCTCCTGCGCGACGCGGCGCGCACGCGTCCCTTCTGGCTGATGGCGGGTGCGTACGCGATCTGCGGGGCGTCCACCAACGGCATCATGTGGACCCACTTCACCCCTGCCGCCCACGACCACGGCATGCCGGCCACCACGGCGTCGTCCCTGCTGGCGGCCATCGGGGTCTTCAACGTGATCGGCACCGTCGCGTCCGGGTGGGCCACGGACCGCCGCGACCCGCGCCGGCTGCTCGCTGTCTTCTTCGCCCTGCGCGGGCTGCTCCTGATGTGCCTGCCGATGCTGATGAGCGCCACGGTGCAGCCGCCGATGGTGGGGTTCGTCGTCGCCTTCGGTCTGCTCGACCTCGCCACCGTGCCCCCGGTCGTCGCCCTGTGCCGTGAGTTTCACGGCGACGGCGGCGCGGTGGTGTTCGGCTGGGTCGGCGCGGCCCACCAGGTCGGCGCCGCGCTGGCCGCCTACGGAGGCGGAGCCGCCCGCGACGCCTTCGGGACGTACGCTCCCGTCTGGGTGACCCTCGGCGCCCTGTGCGCCGCCGCGGCTCTGCTGTCGCTGCTCGTCCGGCGCGTCTCGCCGGCCGGTCGGACGCGTCTAACCGCCGTAGACCGCCTGTGA
- a CDS encoding serine/threonine-protein kinase, with translation MGDVWRGYDAVLDRPVAVKVVRRQAVAGSPQLAEEFAKRFKREARITARIQHPGVPQVYDAVLDDTFERLFLVMELVDGIPLSAYIHPDRPLPVSWAVAVAAQVATVLSHAHDVPVIHRDLKPSNILVARDGTVKVLDFGIAAILRTDVTKLTATGSPIGTYQYMAPEQVRGGRTSPQTDLYALGCVLHELLGGRPLFTADSEYLVMYQHVNAAPTPLRLLRPDVPDSLEELVLHLLLKAPEARPADVQEVYERLRHFLPAPGAGPAPGEAGPQGAPDPTAIFRQPYAPRARAGAGRPVPTTVDPAAAQPAPVAVPAQLREEIAEAYAHSDALLDEERFAQAAEVLSEIIEPAAHALGAENRKVLELRTQRAAIRLLGGDYRAALPEFDALADAYARTGGPSSTQARACRAQAARCRAELGQATDALAALRGVLDIVRTVDGDVSDEAVELRRDIGMLLLAQGQAPEAQLILAPLHDDLCLVYGPTDDMSEEVAEVLSLIELDLDGPTV, from the coding sequence ATGGGAGACGTATGGCGTGGTTACGACGCCGTGCTGGACCGGCCCGTCGCCGTGAAGGTGGTCCGGCGGCAGGCCGTCGCCGGTTCACCGCAGCTGGCCGAGGAGTTCGCCAAGCGGTTCAAGCGCGAGGCGCGCATCACCGCGCGCATTCAGCACCCCGGCGTGCCGCAGGTGTACGACGCGGTGCTGGACGACACCTTCGAGCGGCTCTTCCTCGTCATGGAGCTCGTCGACGGCATCCCCCTGTCCGCGTACATCCACCCCGATCGCCCGCTGCCCGTCAGCTGGGCCGTGGCGGTCGCCGCGCAGGTCGCCACCGTGCTGTCGCACGCCCACGACGTGCCGGTGATCCACCGCGACCTCAAGCCGTCCAACATCCTGGTCGCCCGGGACGGGACGGTGAAGGTCCTCGACTTCGGTATCGCGGCGATCCTGCGCACGGACGTCACCAAGCTCACCGCGACCGGCAGCCCTATCGGCACCTACCAGTACATGGCACCGGAGCAGGTCCGCGGCGGGCGCACCAGTCCTCAGACCGATCTGTACGCGCTGGGTTGCGTGTTGCATGAACTGCTCGGTGGACGGCCTCTGTTCACCGCCGACAGCGAGTACTTGGTGATGTACCAGCACGTGAACGCCGCTCCGACCCCGTTGCGCCTGCTGCGACCGGATGTGCCGGACTCCTTGGAGGAGCTGGTCCTGCACCTGCTGCTCAAGGCTCCGGAGGCGCGGCCCGCCGACGTTCAGGAGGTGTACGAGCGGCTTCGGCACTTCCTGCCCGCGCCCGGCGCGGGGCCTGCTCCCGGTGAGGCAGGGCCGCAGGGAGCGCCGGATCCGACCGCGATCTTCCGTCAGCCGTACGCGCCACGTGCCCGCGCCGGTGCAGGACGGCCTGTGCCCACCACGGTCGATCCGGCCGCCGCACAACCGGCCCCCGTCGCCGTGCCCGCGCAGCTGCGGGAGGAGATCGCGGAGGCATACGCGCACTCCGACGCACTGCTGGACGAGGAGCGGTTCGCCCAGGCCGCTGAGGTGCTGAGCGAGATCATCGAGCCGGCCGCCCATGCACTCGGCGCCGAGAACAGGAAGGTCCTGGAGCTCCGGACGCAACGCGCCGCCATCCGGCTGCTCGGCGGCGACTACCGTGCGGCGTTGCCGGAGTTCGACGCCTTGGCCGACGCATACGCGCGTACCGGCGGTCCCAGCAGTACGCAGGCACGTGCGTGCCGTGCCCAGGCTGCCCGGTGCCGTGCCGAGCTGGGCCAGGCGACCGATGCACTGGCCGCGCTACGGGGTGTCCTGGACATTGTCCGCACGGTCGACGGCGACGTCAGCGACGAGGCGGTCGAATTGCGGCGGGACATCGGCATGCTCCTGCTTGCCCAGGGACAGGCGCCTGAGGCACAGCTGATCCTCGCTCCCCTCCACGACGATCTGTGCCTGGTCTACGGTCCGACGGACGACATGTCCGAAGAGGTCGCCGAGGTGCTGAGCCTGATCGAGCTCGATCTCGACGGCCCGACTGTCTGA
- a CDS encoding aminotransferase class I/II-fold pyridoxal phosphate-dependent enzyme translates to MAEQYGIVGGTAREISASVESGVADGALRPGASLPPVRRLAEALGVSAGTVAAAYKELRVRGVVVTLGRGGTVVASAPAVTSRRPPRVPAGLRDLAGGHPDPDWLPALTPPARVEPVPGSHRASPRLAALEGAARAWLARDGVPTDAVTFAHGALDCIARLLSTELRPGDAVAVEDPGFHHLLDLVTALGLRMLPVTVDDEGMRPEALRSALRAGARAVVCSPRGQSPLGARFTPDRRDELLSVLRDFPDTLVVEDDHNADIAGADAVTLASGELPRWAHVRTVSKHLGIDLRWAALACDAATLARHDGRMLLTSGWVSHILQATVAGLLTDPEVTRLVARAARTYTVRREALGAALAERGIASHGSSGLNVWVPVRDESAVVNGLRTRGWWIAAGTRFRIASPPGVRVTTATLTPAEASTLAADFAEVLADSQAVYGG, encoded by the coding sequence GTGGCAGAACAATATGGGATCGTCGGCGGTACGGCCAGGGAGATTTCGGCGTCCGTCGAGAGCGGAGTTGCCGACGGCGCTCTCCGGCCGGGCGCCTCGCTGCCTCCCGTGCGGCGGCTGGCCGAAGCGCTCGGCGTCAGCGCGGGGACGGTCGCGGCGGCGTACAAGGAACTGCGCGTACGCGGGGTGGTGGTGACTCTGGGGCGTGGTGGCACGGTGGTGGCGTCCGCTCCCGCCGTCACCTCGCGTCGCCCACCGCGTGTGCCCGCCGGCCTCCGTGACCTGGCAGGCGGTCACCCGGACCCCGACTGGCTCCCGGCGCTGACCCCGCCCGCTCGTGTGGAACCCGTGCCCGGATCGCACCGTGCGTCGCCGAGGCTCGCCGCGCTGGAGGGCGCGGCCCGCGCCTGGCTGGCCCGGGACGGTGTCCCCACCGACGCGGTGACCTTCGCCCACGGGGCCCTGGACTGCATCGCCAGGCTGTTGTCCACCGAACTCAGACCCGGTGACGCCGTGGCGGTCGAGGATCCGGGCTTCCACCATCTCCTCGACCTGGTAACGGCGTTGGGCCTGCGCATGCTGCCCGTGACGGTCGACGACGAAGGCATGCGCCCGGAGGCGCTGCGCTCCGCACTCCGGGCGGGAGCCCGGGCCGTGGTGTGCAGCCCTCGCGGCCAGAGCCCGCTCGGCGCCCGCTTCACCCCGGACCGCAGGGACGAACTCCTCTCGGTCCTCCGCGACTTCCCCGACACGCTGGTCGTGGAGGACGACCACAACGCGGACATCGCCGGTGCCGACGCGGTGACCCTCGCTTCGGGAGAACTGCCCCGCTGGGCCCATGTGCGTACGGTGTCCAAGCACCTCGGGATCGATCTGCGCTGGGCCGCTCTCGCCTGCGACGCCGCCACCCTCGCGCGCCACGACGGGCGGATGCTGCTCACCTCGGGATGGGTCAGTCACATCCTCCAGGCGACCGTCGCGGGTCTGCTGACCGACCCGGAGGTGACAAGGTTGGTGGCCCGGGCTGCCCGCACGTACACCGTCCGGCGTGAGGCCCTGGGGGCGGCGCTGGCGGAGCGCGGGATCGCGTCCCACGGGTCGAGCGGGCTCAATGTGTGGGTGCCCGTCCGGGACGAGTCCGCGGTGGTCAACGGGCTGCGCACCCGGGGCTGGTGGATCGCGGCGGGGACACGCTTCCGCATCGCTTCCCCGCCCGGCGTGCGTGTCACGACCGCCACCCTCACCCCGGCCGAAGCGTCCACCCTCGCAGCTGACTTCGCCGAGGTGCTCGCGGACTCACAGGCGGTCTACGGCGGTTAG
- a CDS encoding GlxA family transcriptional regulator produces MANKRHRVVVLVRPGLLPMELGIVHRLFGQAVSASGDPLYDLVTCTPRPGVVPTDTDFTVNVAEGPEALERADTVIVPAAQEDYEPQARGRIDADVARALARIPRGARVASICTGSFVLAAAGLLDGRRATTHWKSCDEFLALYPEIEVDADVLYTDDRGVLTSAGVASGIDLCLHMIRTDHGAEVANTVARGTVVPPHREGGQAQFIERPVTPPEQCSTAPAREYALRHLDRPLKLAELADRASMSVRTFNRRFRQEAGLTPMQWIIQQRVSRARQLLEKTDLPVDRIATDAGFGTGTALRQHFHTALGVSPRAYRCTFRGTPDGGAETGA; encoded by the coding sequence ATGGCGAACAAGAGGCATCGAGTGGTCGTGCTCGTACGCCCCGGGCTGCTGCCGATGGAGCTCGGGATCGTGCACCGCCTGTTCGGCCAGGCGGTCTCGGCGTCCGGAGACCCCCTGTACGACCTCGTCACCTGCACACCGAGGCCGGGCGTCGTGCCGACGGACACCGACTTCACTGTCAACGTCGCCGAGGGCCCCGAGGCGCTGGAGCGTGCGGACACCGTCATCGTGCCGGCGGCCCAGGAGGACTACGAGCCGCAGGCGCGCGGGCGGATCGATGCGGATGTTGCCCGTGCCCTGGCCCGTATCCCCCGCGGAGCGCGGGTGGCGTCCATCTGCACCGGTTCCTTCGTCCTGGCTGCGGCCGGACTGCTGGACGGGCGGCGGGCGACGACGCACTGGAAGTCGTGCGACGAGTTCCTGGCGCTCTACCCGGAGATCGAGGTGGACGCCGACGTGCTCTACACCGACGACCGGGGTGTCCTGACCTCGGCCGGTGTCGCCTCGGGCATCGACCTCTGCCTCCACATGATCCGTACCGACCACGGAGCGGAGGTCGCCAACACGGTGGCCCGCGGCACCGTCGTCCCGCCCCACCGGGAAGGCGGACAGGCCCAGTTCATCGAACGACCGGTCACCCCGCCCGAGCAGTGCTCGACGGCCCCGGCCCGGGAGTACGCCCTCCGGCACCTGGACCGGCCCCTGAAGCTGGCCGAGCTGGCGGACCGCGCGTCGATGAGTGTGCGGACCTTCAACCGGCGTTTCCGGCAAGAGGCCGGTCTCACGCCCATGCAGTGGATCATCCAGCAACGTGTCAGCAGAGCACGGCAGTTGCTGGAGAAGACCGACCTCCCGGTGGACCGGATCGCCACCGACGCGGGCTTCGGCACCGGCACCGCGCTACGACAGCACTTCCACACGGCGCTGGGAGTGTCGCCGCGCGCCTATCGCTGCACGTTCAGGGGCACACCCGACGGTGGCGCGGAAACCGGTGCCTGA
- a CDS encoding putative T7SS-secreted protein: MVDWGKWGDALYDGAGNLVDKGKEVLGEGIDKGTDVLGSGLEKVGADEWADKVEDWGDETASSLGAEVGEQQLGQSEEADELIHGRPEKISAAVKNLRDFQKAFDLVGGGMKKLDSGHWKGEAADAFRAKFQTLPTDWLRAADAFEDAAKALETFAGVVTSAQAKAGEAIALYKEGKQDYETAAAAFKEKAEAYNAVRNTDHPLPHPGTFSDPGAAKRRHAQEILQRARRARDDAGEAAKGAITAAMAHAPKEPTGMDRAKQELFDYGVGQGMELAHFGGGVIKGTAGLVNFVRSVNPQDPYNLTHPAEYYKGVNMTLAGLTSTVANPDRALKNAWDAAKGDPSEFLGRLVPELIGTKGGGLIKGGLRAGMKDLAERPRSPNRRVHENNPDSHGQQCSKVKCAGDPVDVATGRMLLPQTDIVLPGSLPLVFERVFDSSHRAGRWFGTGWSSTVDQRLEIDAEGVVFSCNEGSLLAYPHPAPGVPVMPTHGRRWPLDRVADGYTVTDPETGQVRHFVDQPTGELALLAQIDDRNGRWIAFEHDEAGAPTSIVHHGGYHLKLTTAEGRVTALHLAGAGPDGTDQEILRYGYTDGHLTTVTNSSGKPMRFDCDELGRITAWTDTNGSRYEYVYDEHDRCIYQAGTNGHLEARFTWDGTDPETGLRMTSMTDSLGHTTRYVVNDRSQVVAEIDPMGAVTHFDFDRFHQLLSVTDPLGHTTRSTFDVHGRPTLVERPDGRQTRAEYNDFGLPVRIVGTDGNVTRQSYDERGNCTKVIHPSGATSLYEYDEAGHLLSEFDSLGNRSIIQCNKAGLTVSVTDPLGATTRCIHDTFDRPTSTVDELGVVTKFEWTVEGKIARRLEADGTEQSWAYDGEGNCIRHTDALGGVTVHEYTDFDLLTGRTDPDGARYEFSYDSNLQLAQVSNPQGLTWKYLYDPAGRIQCEIDFDHRTLSYAYDSANRLVSRKNGLGQTTLFEHNELGQVLHKKTVDSVTTFEYDIFDELAKAASSDTTITRMRDRYGRLKSETVNGRTSTFEYDDLGRRTGRTTPSGAISTWAYDAAGRRTSLTSSGRTLTFEHDAMGQELVRRVGADITLRNTFDVMGRLTDEQVISGGRTIQQRGYHYRGDGGLTSINDRLSGVRRFDLDAVGRVTSSHSAHWTERYAYDAAGNQTSASLPKSHPRQEAAGPRSYNGTRVSRAGNVRYEHDAQGRVVLRQKTHLSRKADTWRYQWDAEDRLVSLTTPDGTLWRYQYDALGRRTAKQRLADDSQTVLDEIVFVWDGVTLCEESSYDLAMLRYVTLTWDHDGIRPLAQTERVATQGAPQDTVDERFFAIITDLVGSPTELIDESGFISWRVRRSVWGTTEWAKDSSAYTPLRFPGQYFDQESLLHYNYLRYYDPDVSRYISPDPIGLEGGPNPHWYGPNPYTWIDPLGLSLCRVKPRLEDGNTKEGWQHIDERHISGTAAHGHGDLMPPTTTRAQVEAAADKIIEKGTRISDPNRTIQTLEKRMNVNGMRAVYRLVVDSSDGNRIITFFPVGKSFSP; the protein is encoded by the coding sequence ATGGTGGACTGGGGGAAGTGGGGCGACGCTCTGTACGACGGTGCGGGCAACCTTGTCGACAAGGGCAAGGAGGTTCTCGGCGAGGGGATCGACAAGGGCACCGATGTGCTCGGCTCGGGCCTGGAGAAGGTCGGTGCCGATGAGTGGGCGGACAAGGTCGAGGACTGGGGCGATGAGACCGCCTCCTCCTTGGGCGCGGAGGTCGGGGAGCAGCAGCTCGGCCAGAGCGAGGAAGCCGATGAGCTGATCCATGGGCGGCCGGAGAAGATCAGTGCGGCGGTGAAGAACCTCCGGGATTTTCAGAAGGCGTTCGATCTCGTCGGTGGCGGGATGAAGAAGCTGGATTCCGGTCACTGGAAGGGCGAGGCCGCCGACGCGTTCCGGGCCAAGTTCCAGACGTTGCCGACCGACTGGTTGCGGGCGGCGGATGCGTTCGAGGACGCGGCCAAGGCGCTGGAGACGTTCGCCGGGGTGGTGACCAGCGCGCAGGCCAAGGCCGGTGAGGCCATCGCCCTGTACAAGGAGGGCAAGCAGGACTACGAGACCGCGGCGGCCGCGTTCAAGGAGAAGGCGGAGGCGTACAACGCGGTCCGCAACACCGACCATCCGCTTCCGCATCCGGGGACGTTCTCCGACCCGGGCGCGGCCAAGCGCCGGCACGCGCAGGAGATCCTTCAGCGGGCCCGGCGGGCGCGTGACGACGCCGGCGAGGCCGCGAAGGGTGCGATCACGGCCGCGATGGCGCACGCTCCGAAGGAACCGACCGGGATGGACCGGGCGAAGCAGGAGCTGTTCGACTACGGGGTCGGCCAGGGTATGGAGCTGGCGCACTTCGGCGGTGGTGTCATCAAGGGCACCGCGGGGCTGGTGAACTTCGTCCGGTCGGTCAACCCGCAGGATCCGTACAACCTGACGCACCCGGCCGAGTACTACAAGGGCGTCAACATGACGCTCGCCGGCCTCACCTCCACCGTCGCCAACCCCGACCGCGCGCTGAAGAACGCCTGGGACGCGGCCAAGGGAGACCCCTCGGAATTCCTCGGCCGGCTCGTGCCCGAACTCATCGGTACCAAGGGCGGGGGCCTGATCAAGGGCGGCCTGCGGGCCGGGATGAAAGACCTCGCCGAACGCCCCAGGAGCCCCAACCGCCGAGTACACGAGAACAATCCTGACTCCCACGGGCAGCAGTGCAGCAAGGTCAAGTGCGCCGGGGATCCCGTCGACGTCGCGACCGGGCGCATGCTGCTCCCGCAGACCGACATCGTACTGCCCGGGTCTTTGCCCCTGGTCTTCGAGCGTGTCTTCGACTCCTCGCACCGGGCCGGACGCTGGTTCGGCACCGGCTGGTCCAGCACCGTCGACCAGCGGCTGGAGATCGACGCGGAAGGCGTGGTCTTCAGCTGCAACGAAGGTAGTCTGCTCGCCTACCCGCACCCCGCACCCGGTGTTCCCGTCATGCCCACGCACGGCCGGCGCTGGCCGCTGGACCGGGTGGCCGACGGCTACACCGTCACCGACCCGGAAACCGGCCAGGTCCGGCACTTCGTCGACCAGCCCACCGGAGAACTGGCGCTCCTGGCCCAGATCGACGACCGCAACGGCCGCTGGATCGCCTTCGAGCACGACGAGGCAGGAGCCCCGACCTCGATCGTGCACCACGGCGGCTACCACCTGAAACTCACCACCGCCGAAGGCAGGGTCACCGCCCTACACCTGGCAGGCGCCGGCCCCGACGGCACCGACCAGGAGATCCTGCGATACGGCTACACCGACGGCCACCTCACCACGGTCACCAACTCATCGGGCAAGCCCATGCGCTTCGACTGCGACGAACTGGGCCGCATCACCGCCTGGACCGACACCAACGGCAGCCGGTACGAATACGTCTACGACGAACACGACCGCTGCATCTACCAGGCCGGCACGAACGGCCACCTCGAAGCCCGCTTCACCTGGGACGGCACAGACCCTGAGACCGGTCTGCGCATGACGTCCATGACGGACAGCCTCGGCCACACCACGCGTTACGTAGTAAACGACCGCTCACAAGTCGTCGCCGAGATCGATCCCATGGGCGCGGTCACCCACTTCGATTTCGACCGTTTCCACCAGCTGCTGTCTGTCACGGACCCGCTTGGACACACCACTCGCTCCACATTCGACGTGCACGGCCGTCCCACCCTGGTGGAGCGGCCAGACGGGCGACAAACCCGCGCCGAATACAATGATTTCGGTCTCCCCGTACGCATAGTCGGTACCGATGGAAATGTGACTCGGCAGAGCTACGATGAACGCGGAAACTGCACGAAGGTTATCCACCCCAGCGGGGCTACTTCGCTCTACGAGTACGACGAGGCGGGACACCTGCTGTCGGAATTCGACTCCTTGGGTAATAGATCTATCATCCAGTGCAACAAAGCGGGACTGACCGTATCTGTGACGGATCCTCTCGGCGCGACCACTCGCTGCATACACGATACATTCGACCGTCCGACGTCAACTGTGGACGAACTCGGAGTCGTCACCAAATTCGAGTGGACGGTGGAAGGGAAGATCGCACGCCGCCTGGAAGCTGATGGAACCGAACAAAGCTGGGCGTATGACGGCGAAGGCAACTGCATCCGCCACACCGACGCTCTGGGCGGAGTCACGGTGCACGAGTACACGGACTTCGATCTTTTGACGGGACGGACCGACCCGGACGGAGCGCGCTACGAGTTCAGCTACGACTCGAATCTCCAGCTCGCCCAGGTTTCTAATCCGCAAGGCTTGACATGGAAATATTTGTACGACCCAGCTGGTCGAATTCAGTGCGAGATTGATTTTGACCACCGGACTCTCTCATATGCCTACGACTCTGCCAACCGACTGGTGTCCCGGAAGAATGGCCTAGGACAGACCACTCTCTTCGAACACAACGAACTGGGCCAGGTTCTACACAAGAAGACCGTCGACTCCGTCACCACGTTCGAGTACGACATATTTGACGAATTGGCTAAGGCGGCCAGTTCCGACACCACGATCACTCGCATGCGCGACCGCTACGGACGACTCAAGTCCGAAACCGTCAACGGCCGTACGAGCACCTTCGAATATGACGACTTGGGCCGTCGCACCGGACGGACGACTCCGTCCGGGGCCATCAGCACATGGGCATACGACGCGGCAGGGCGACGTACTTCGCTCACGTCCTCGGGACGAACACTCACCTTCGAGCACGACGCGATGGGCCAGGAGCTGGTCCGCCGTGTAGGCGCAGACATCACGCTCAGAAACACCTTCGATGTGATGGGCCGTCTAACAGACGAGCAGGTCATCAGTGGTGGGCGTACTATCCAGCAACGCGGTTACCACTATCGAGGAGATGGTGGCCTCACGAGCATCAACGACAGGCTTTCCGGCGTCCGTCGCTTCGACCTGGATGCAGTTGGACGGGTGACATCATCCCACTCAGCGCACTGGACCGAGCGATATGCCTACGACGCGGCCGGAAACCAGACCTCAGCTTCTCTGCCGAAATCCCACCCACGTCAAGAAGCCGCCGGCCCTCGCAGTTACAACGGCACACGCGTCAGCCGAGCAGGCAACGTCCGCTACGAACACGACGCACAGGGTCGTGTCGTTCTGCGTCAGAAGACGCACCTTTCACGCAAGGCCGATACGTGGAGGTACCAGTGGGACGCCGAGGATCGTCTCGTCTCGCTGACCACCCCGGACGGGACTCTTTGGCGGTACCAGTACGACGCCCTGGGCCGACGTACTGCGAAGCAGCGCCTTGCCGACGATTCACAGACTGTGCTGGACGAGATCGTCTTCGTCTGGGATGGCGTCACATTGTGTGAGGAGAGCAGCTACGACCTCGCGATGCTCAGGTACGTCACCCTCACCTGGGATCATGACGGAATTCGACCTCTTGCCCAGACGGAACGTGTGGCTACTCAAGGCGCCCCACAGGACACAGTCGACGAGCGCTTCTTCGCCATCATAACGGATTTGGTAGGTAGCCCAACTGAACTTATCGACGAGTCGGGGTTCATTTCTTGGCGCGTTCGCCGGTCAGTGTGGGGCACCACAGAATGGGCCAAGGACAGTTCAGCGTATACCCCTTTGCGCTTTCCGGGCCAGTATTTCGACCAAGAAAGCCTTCTGCACTACAACTACCTCCGATATTACGACCCTGACGTATCCCGCTACATAAGTCCGGACCCGATCGGGCTGGAGGGCGGCCCGAACCCTCACTGGTATGGCCCCAATCCCTACACATGGATAGATCCCCTAGGGTTGTCCCTGTGCCGCGTGAAGCCGAGGCTCGAGGACGGCAACACGAAAGAGGGATGGCAGCACATCGACGAGCGACACATCAGCGGAACCGCCGCACATGGCCACGGTGACCTCATGCCCCCCACCACGACACGCGCGCAGGTGGAAGCGGCAGCGGATAAGATCATCGAAAAGGGTACACGAATATCGGATCCAAATCGCACGATCCAGACGCTGGAGAAGCGAATGAACGTAAATGGCATGCGAGCCGTTTACCGCTTGGTCGTGGATTCTTCCGACGGAAATCGGATCATTACTTTCTTCCCAGTAGGAAAGAGCTTCAGTCCGTGA